A single region of the Thermoleophilum album genome encodes:
- a CDS encoding protein kinase domain-containing protein, which yields MATPTLLSGRYRLEERIGAGGMSTVFRAVDEVLERPVAIKLLAEHLAQDQSFVARFRHEALAAARLQHPNIVQVYDSGFDPDSGRHYIVMEYVDGFSCAELLRDHRRLDIEQAVAIGRDACVALDYAHRAGIVHRDVKPANLLVSRTTGVTKLTDFGIAKAAEQTRITQVGAVLGTAAYLSPEQARGEEVGPASDIYSLGVCVYQFLAGRLPHEYGSLTELALKQQQDEIRPITDFRPEVPEALDRAVRVALARDPRYRYARALDFAQALEAGLTGRTTAATAALENQATRVLSAGAVAGAASGATAANADATRVLAHTPPGPVSAHGGVPLGEAARPTSSTGAAGAPARPARRGSRRLARAVAVVTVLAALAAAGVAGLAALRSAQPVERPAPVRAPDVQTQIDELRQFLRDWTR from the coding sequence GTGGCGACCCCAACGCTTCTGAGCGGTCGCTACCGGCTCGAAGAGCGGATCGGAGCCGGCGGCATGTCGACCGTCTTCCGCGCGGTCGACGAGGTGCTCGAGCGGCCCGTGGCTATCAAGCTGCTCGCCGAGCACCTCGCCCAGGACCAGTCGTTCGTGGCGCGCTTCCGCCATGAGGCGCTGGCGGCAGCACGCCTCCAACACCCGAACATCGTCCAGGTCTACGACTCCGGCTTCGACCCGGATTCCGGCCGCCACTACATCGTGATGGAGTACGTCGACGGCTTCTCCTGCGCCGAGCTGCTCCGCGACCATCGCCGGCTCGATATCGAGCAAGCCGTCGCGATCGGCCGCGACGCTTGCGTTGCGCTCGACTACGCGCACCGCGCCGGAATCGTCCATCGCGACGTCAAGCCCGCGAACCTGCTTGTCTCGCGTACCACCGGCGTCACCAAGCTCACCGACTTCGGCATCGCCAAGGCCGCCGAGCAGACCCGCATCACCCAGGTCGGGGCGGTGCTTGGCACCGCCGCCTACCTCTCGCCGGAACAGGCACGCGGCGAGGAGGTGGGTCCGGCCTCCGACATCTACTCCCTCGGCGTCTGCGTCTATCAGTTTCTCGCCGGCCGCTTGCCCCACGAGTACGGCTCGCTGACCGAGCTGGCGCTGAAACAGCAGCAGGACGAGATCCGTCCGATAACCGACTTCCGTCCCGAGGTGCCGGAAGCGCTCGACCGCGCTGTGCGGGTGGCGCTGGCGCGCGACCCGCGCTACCGCTACGCGCGTGCGCTGGACTTCGCGCAGGCACTCGAGGCGGGGCTGACCGGGCGCACCACGGCGGCGACAGCTGCGCTCGAAAACCAGGCGACCCGTGTTCTTAGCGCCGGCGCAGTCGCTGGCGCGGCATCGGGTGCGACCGCCGCGAACGCGGACGCCACACGGGTGCTCGCTCACACCCCGCCCGGCCCCGTCAGCGCACACGGCGGGGTGCCGCTCGGTGAGGCGGCGCGCCCGACCAGTTCGACCGGCGCTGCAGGGGCGCCGGCGCGGCCGGCACGCCGGGGCTCTCGTCGGCTGGCGCGAGCGGTGGCGGTGGTGACGGTTCTCGCTGCCCTCGCAGCCGCCGGTGTAGCCGGTTTGGCGGCGCTTCGCAGCGCCCAGCCCGTCGAACGCCCGGCACCCGTGCGCGCACCCGACGTGCAGACCCAGATCGACGAGCTGCGCCAGTTCCTACGCGACTGGACGCGCTAG
- the tgt gene encoding tRNA guanosine(34) transglycosylase Tgt has product MSTRASSATVQRLRFTIQARDGGARAGVLELRHGTVETPAFVPLASAATVRTLDFDDVERLGYTLVLGNTFLLMLRPGADTVERFGGLHGFTGWRGAFITDSGGFQVFSLGHGSVAEEIKGARRRPDAERLLLSIDEEGARFRSYVDGSVQVLTPERSMAVQAALGSDIALAFDECTPFHAGRDYTARSLERTNRWLDRCIAWQRANAPAWQALYGIVQGGVWEDLRERSKAHLLSRDIDGVAIGGSLGRDKAQMRDVVGWSVRGLPDELPRHLLGIGDVEDVLDAVALGIDTFDCATPTRLARHGTALVPDPASRFRLDVGKAPSRFDDRPLAAGCACPTCRRHSRAYLHYLVRAGEPSAGRLLTLHNLAFMAALMRGIRAAVRARRFADYRSAVLAGREPFGPLTPPQQKETDKGC; this is encoded by the coding sequence GTGTCGACCCGAGCGTCCTCCGCCACCGTGCAGCGCCTGCGTTTCACCATCCAAGCTCGCGACGGCGGCGCGCGCGCGGGCGTTCTCGAGCTGCGTCACGGAACCGTCGAGACACCGGCGTTCGTGCCGCTCGCCTCGGCCGCTACCGTCCGCACGCTTGACTTCGACGACGTCGAGCGCCTCGGCTACACGCTCGTTCTCGGCAACACCTTCCTGCTGATGTTGCGACCCGGCGCCGACACGGTCGAGCGCTTCGGCGGGCTGCACGGTTTCACCGGGTGGCGCGGGGCGTTCATCACCGACTCCGGCGGTTTCCAGGTCTTCTCGCTCGGCCACGGATCGGTAGCTGAGGAGATCAAGGGTGCGCGCCGTCGCCCCGACGCGGAGCGCCTCTTGCTGTCGATCGACGAGGAGGGCGCGCGCTTCCGCTCTTACGTCGACGGCTCCGTGCAGGTGCTGACGCCGGAACGGTCGATGGCGGTACAAGCGGCGCTCGGGTCCGACATCGCCCTCGCCTTCGACGAGTGCACGCCGTTCCACGCCGGGCGCGACTACACCGCCCGCTCGCTCGAGCGCACCAACCGCTGGCTCGACCGCTGCATCGCCTGGCAGCGCGCCAACGCGCCGGCCTGGCAAGCGCTCTACGGCATCGTCCAGGGAGGCGTGTGGGAGGACCTGCGCGAGCGCTCCAAGGCCCACTTGCTGTCGCGCGACATCGACGGGGTAGCGATCGGCGGGTCGCTCGGGCGCGACAAGGCGCAGATGCGGGACGTCGTCGGCTGGTCCGTGCGCGGCCTGCCCGACGAGCTGCCGCGCCACCTGCTCGGGATCGGCGATGTCGAGGACGTGCTCGACGCAGTGGCGCTCGGCATCGACACCTTTGACTGCGCCACTCCGACCCGGCTCGCTCGCCACGGAACCGCGCTCGTTCCCGACCCAGCCAGCCGTTTCCGGCTCGACGTCGGCAAAGCCCCGTCGCGTTTCGACGATCGTCCACTCGCTGCCGGTTGCGCCTGCCCCACCTGTCGGCGCCACAGCCGCGCCTACCTGCACTACCTGGTGCGCGCCGGCGAGCCGAGCGCCGGGCGGCTCCTCACCCTCCACAACCTCGCCTTCATGGCTGCGCTGATGCGCGGGATCCGGGCCGCCGTGCGCGCCCGGCGCTTCGCCGACTACCGCTCGGCCGTGCTGGCCGGTCGCGAGCCGTTCGGACCGCTCACGCCGCCCCAGCAGAAGGAGACCGACAAGGGCTGCTAG
- the gap gene encoding type I glyceraldehyde-3-phosphate dehydrogenase yields the protein MPVRAAINGFGRIGRNVFRAAFEREADIEWVAVNDITDTATLAHLLRYDSNYGPFPGTVEHTDNALIVDGREVRVLAERDPAALPWGELGVDVVIESTGLFTNRDDAAKHLAAGARKVIISAPAKNPDITVALGVNDDAYDPDRHHVISNASCTTNCLAPVAKVLHETVGIEHGVMTTVHAYTADQRLQDAPHKDLRRARAAAINLVPTSTGAARAIGLVIPELAGKLNGIAVRAPVSTGSVVDLVVRTARPTSEDEVNAAVRERADSGELAGILKYTEEPIVSTDIVRSPYSSIFDAQLTMMIEDRLLKVVAWYDNEWGYSNRVVELAEKVLAGTRVG from the coding sequence ATGCCGGTGAGAGCTGCGATCAACGGTTTCGGACGGATCGGACGCAACGTTTTCCGCGCCGCCTTCGAGCGCGAAGCGGACATCGAGTGGGTGGCGGTGAACGACATCACCGACACCGCGACGCTCGCCCACCTGCTCCGCTACGACTCCAACTACGGGCCCTTCCCGGGCACGGTCGAGCACACCGACAACGCCCTGATCGTTGACGGGCGCGAGGTGCGCGTGCTGGCCGAGCGCGACCCGGCGGCGCTGCCCTGGGGCGAGCTCGGCGTCGACGTCGTGATCGAGTCGACCGGTCTTTTCACGAACCGCGACGACGCCGCCAAGCACCTCGCGGCAGGGGCGCGCAAGGTGATCATCTCCGCTCCCGCCAAGAACCCCGACATCACCGTGGCGCTCGGTGTCAACGACGACGCCTACGACCCCGACCGTCACCACGTCATCTCGAACGCCTCCTGCACCACCAACTGCCTGGCACCGGTAGCCAAGGTCCTCCACGAGACGGTCGGCATCGAGCACGGCGTGATGACCACCGTCCACGCCTACACCGCCGACCAGCGGCTGCAGGATGCCCCGCACAAGGACCTGCGGCGGGCGCGTGCCGCGGCGATCAACCTCGTGCCCACCTCGACCGGAGCGGCGCGCGCGATCGGTCTCGTGATCCCCGAACTCGCCGGCAAGCTGAACGGGATCGCGGTGCGCGCACCCGTGAGCACCGGCTCGGTGGTCGACCTCGTGGTGCGCACCGCTCGGCCGACGAGCGAGGACGAGGTCAACGCTGCGGTCCGCGAGCGGGCCGACAGCGGCGAGCTCGCCGGCATCCTCAAGTACACCGAGGAGCCGATCGTTTCGACCGACATCGTGCGCTCGCCGTACTCGTCGATCTTCGACGCGCAGCTCACGATGATGATCGAGGACCGCCTGCTCAAGGTCGTCGCCTGGTACGACAACGAGTGGGGCTACTCGAACCGAGTCGTCGAACTGGCCGAGAAAGTCCTCGCCGGTACGCGCGTTGGCTAG
- a CDS encoding phosphoglycerate kinase, translated as MRDLDIAQGQRVLVRADFNVPLADGAITDDRRIRAALPTIEHLRGCGARIVVCSHLGRPKSHDPETSLRPVAERLAELSGAVVHLADDVAGPHTQELVAGAEAGEIVMLENLRWEPGETANDEGFARRLASLGEAYVNDAFGAAHRAHASTAGVCRFLRPAVAGFLLEREVTTLERLVEAPERPFVVVLGGAKVNDKVKLIERFLTIADELLIGGAMCFAFFRAQGHSTGDSLVDDEGAAIAREVLVRAEAARCQLRLPVDIVAADRFAADAERRELDGVDVPDGWMGLDIGPATARLYAERIAAAGCVFWNGPMGAFELEPFAAGTSALAEAVANARATTVVGGGDSAAALAAFGLDERVDHVSTGGGAALELLEGRELPGVEALDDA; from the coding sequence TTGCGCGACCTCGATATCGCGCAGGGCCAGCGCGTGCTCGTGCGCGCCGATTTCAACGTGCCGCTCGCCGACGGCGCGATCACTGACGATCGTCGCATCCGCGCCGCGCTGCCGACGATCGAGCACTTGCGCGGGTGCGGTGCGCGCATCGTCGTCTGCTCCCATCTCGGCAGACCAAAGAGCCACGACCCCGAGACGTCTCTGCGGCCGGTAGCCGAGCGGCTCGCGGAGCTGAGCGGCGCCGTCGTGCACCTCGCCGACGACGTCGCCGGTCCGCACACGCAAGAGCTCGTCGCCGGCGCCGAAGCGGGCGAGATCGTGATGCTCGAGAACCTGCGCTGGGAGCCGGGCGAAACCGCCAACGACGAGGGCTTCGCGCGCCGGCTCGCGAGCCTCGGCGAGGCCTACGTCAACGACGCTTTCGGCGCCGCGCACCGCGCCCACGCGTCGACCGCCGGTGTCTGCCGGTTTCTGCGGCCGGCGGTGGCCGGTTTTCTTCTCGAGCGCGAGGTGACGACGCTCGAGCGGCTTGTCGAGGCGCCCGAGCGACCGTTCGTCGTGGTTCTCGGCGGCGCCAAGGTCAACGACAAGGTCAAGCTGATCGAGCGCTTCTTGACGATCGCCGACGAGCTCCTAATCGGCGGCGCGATGTGCTTCGCGTTCTTCCGCGCACAAGGGCACAGCACCGGCGACTCGCTGGTCGACGACGAGGGCGCAGCGATCGCCCGCGAGGTGCTGGTGCGAGCCGAGGCCGCGCGCTGCCAGCTGCGCCTGCCGGTCGACATCGTCGCCGCCGACCGCTTCGCGGCCGACGCCGAGCGACGCGAACTTGACGGTGTCGACGTGCCCGACGGTTGGATGGGGCTCGACATCGGGCCCGCCACGGCGCGGCTGTACGCCGAGCGGATCGCCGCCGCGGGATGCGTCTTCTGGAACGGTCCGATGGGCGCCTTCGAGCTCGAGCCGTTCGCGGCCGGTACGAGCGCGCTCGCCGAGGCGGTTGCGAACGCCCGTGCCACGACCGTGGTCGGTGGCGGCGATTCGGCGGCGGCGCTCGCCGCTTTCGGGCTCGACGAACGCGTCGATCACGTCTCGACCGGTGGCGGCGCTGCGCTCGAACTGCTCGAAGGACGCGAGCTTCCGGGCGTCGAGGCGCTCGACGACGCCTGA
- the tpiA gene encoding triose-phosphate isomerase codes for MKRKPYVAGNWKMWGTRRQARDYFPRLLERLAPVAERTVDVGICAPFTALDVCVEAARGSGVRVLAQNMHQAAEGAHTGEISAAMLTELGVDGVVLGHSERRRDHCENDRALREKLPVALAAGLEPILCVGETEEEREQGETERRLRQQVWEALEDVPDDRLGDIVIAYEPVWAIGTGRTATPDQAQEAIAFIRALVADRSREAAAKIRILYGGSVKPDNAADILAQPDVDGALVGGASLDPVGFATIVAAAEER; via the coding sequence ATGAAACGCAAGCCTTACGTCGCCGGCAACTGGAAGATGTGGGGAACGCGCCGCCAGGCACGCGACTACTTCCCGCGCCTGCTCGAGCGCCTCGCCCCGGTGGCTGAGCGGACGGTCGACGTCGGGATCTGCGCCCCCTTCACCGCGCTCGACGTGTGCGTGGAGGCGGCGCGAGGGAGCGGTGTGCGCGTGCTCGCCCAGAACATGCACCAGGCGGCGGAGGGGGCGCACACCGGCGAGATCTCGGCGGCGATGCTCACAGAACTGGGCGTCGACGGCGTCGTGCTCGGGCACTCCGAGCGGCGCCGCGACCACTGCGAGAACGATCGCGCTTTGCGGGAAAAGCTGCCAGTGGCGCTGGCTGCAGGGCTCGAGCCGATCCTCTGTGTCGGCGAAACCGAGGAAGAGCGCGAGCAGGGCGAGACCGAGCGGCGGCTTCGCCAGCAGGTGTGGGAGGCGCTCGAGGACGTTCCCGACGACCGTCTCGGCGACATCGTGATCGCCTACGAACCCGTATGGGCGATCGGTACCGGCCGCACCGCCACACCCGACCAGGCTCAGGAGGCGATTGCTTTCATCCGCGCGCTCGTGGCTGATCGTTCGCGCGAGGCGGCGGCGAAGATCCGCATCCTCTACGGCGGCAGCGTCAAACCCGACAACGCCGCTGACATCCTCGCCCAGCCCGACGTCGACGGTGCCCTCGTCGGTGGTGCGAGCCTCGACCCCGTGGGGTTCGCCACTATCGTCGCAGCGGCGGAAGAGCGGTGA
- the uvrC gene encoding excinuclease ABC subunit UvrC: METPSAAQRRNHVDEQRRALPDAPGVYIFRDAEGRVLYVGKARSLRKRVNSHFARRGSGKGLADAVADIEVLVTETEAEALLAEQRFIKHHRPLYNVRLRDDKSYPYIGISLDEDFPRVYFTRERHKPGRAYFGPFSNARKVRETLDLLGRIFQFRTCEGREPGRASGSPCLDYHIGRCQAPCVGYVGRDEYRRSIEAIVAFLSGRYRAVEDELEREMRAAADRQEFERAARLRDRLQAVRSLLERQRVANRSVGDVDVVAVAVAGSDANAQVFRVRDGVLADRQSFYLENPAQREAAEVAEEFLLQYYEAALVVPPQVIVQKGVKRGEEIAEALSRRRGARVEVRAAERGDKRRLLELAERNAELALAQDRLRAERRRSHRIATLERLREALGLERLPMRIEAVDISNLMHAHTVASLVVFEGGLPNRDHYRRFRIHDAVQDDFAAIAEVLARRVAEQRRQRELSPHDADYDASFAALPDLILIDGGRGQLSSGLAVLDELRAAGVAVCSLAKRLEEIYLPGRSEPLRLERSAPELQLLQRVRDEAHRFALDYHRRRRSADLRRSLLDDLPGIGPARKRAILRHFGSPERVLAASREELEAVPGLPAKVARRIHEQLHKVR; the protein is encoded by the coding sequence TTGGAAACGCCCAGCGCCGCGCAACGCCGCAACCATGTCGACGAGCAGCGCCGTGCCCTGCCCGACGCGCCCGGCGTTTACATCTTCCGCGACGCCGAGGGGCGGGTGCTCTACGTCGGCAAGGCACGCTCGCTGCGCAAGCGCGTCAACTCGCACTTCGCGCGCCGAGGTAGCGGCAAAGGGCTTGCCGACGCCGTCGCCGACATCGAGGTGCTTGTCACCGAAACCGAGGCCGAGGCGCTGCTCGCCGAGCAGCGCTTCATCAAGCACCACCGGCCGCTCTACAACGTCCGCCTGCGCGACGACAAGTCCTACCCCTACATCGGCATCTCGCTCGACGAGGACTTTCCGCGCGTCTACTTCACCCGCGAGCGCCACAAGCCAGGGCGCGCCTACTTCGGCCCCTTCTCGAACGCGCGCAAGGTGCGCGAGACGCTCGACCTGCTCGGCCGCATCTTCCAGTTCCGCACCTGCGAGGGGCGCGAGCCGGGGCGGGCTTCCGGCAGCCCCTGCCTCGACTATCACATCGGCCGCTGCCAAGCGCCCTGCGTCGGCTACGTAGGGCGCGACGAGTACCGCCGCTCGATCGAGGCGATCGTCGCCTTTCTCTCCGGTCGCTACCGCGCCGTCGAGGACGAGCTCGAGCGCGAGATGCGCGCTGCCGCCGACCGCCAGGAGTTCGAGCGCGCCGCGCGCCTGCGCGACCGTCTGCAGGCGGTGCGCTCGCTGCTCGAACGGCAGCGGGTGGCGAACCGGTCGGTGGGCGACGTCGACGTCGTCGCGGTCGCCGTCGCGGGCAGCGACGCCAACGCCCAGGTCTTCCGCGTTCGCGACGGCGTTCTCGCCGACCGACAGAGCTTCTATCTAGAGAACCCCGCCCAGCGCGAGGCGGCCGAGGTCGCCGAGGAGTTCCTGCTCCAGTACTACGAGGCGGCGCTCGTGGTGCCGCCGCAGGTGATCGTCCAGAAGGGCGTGAAACGAGGGGAGGAGATCGCCGAGGCGCTCTCGCGCCGGCGCGGCGCCCGCGTCGAGGTGCGCGCCGCCGAGCGCGGCGACAAGCGGCGGCTGCTCGAGCTCGCCGAGCGCAACGCCGAGCTCGCGCTCGCGCAGGATCGCTTGCGCGCCGAACGCCGCCGCAGTCACCGCATAGCCACGCTCGAGCGCCTGCGCGAAGCGCTCGGGCTCGAGCGCCTGCCGATGCGGATCGAGGCGGTCGACATCTCGAACCTGATGCACGCCCACACCGTCGCCTCGCTGGTCGTCTTCGAGGGCGGGCTGCCGAACCGCGACCACTACCGCCGCTTCCGCATCCACGACGCGGTGCAAGACGACTTCGCGGCGATCGCCGAGGTGCTCGCACGGCGCGTCGCCGAGCAGCGCAGACAGCGCGAGCTCTCGCCGCACGACGCCGACTACGACGCGAGCTTCGCAGCGCTGCCCGATCTGATCTTGATCGACGGTGGCCGCGGCCAGCTCTCTTCCGGGCTCGCGGTGCTCGACGAGCTACGCGCCGCCGGCGTCGCCGTGTGCTCGCTCGCGAAAAGGCTCGAGGAGATCTACCTGCCCGGACGCAGCGAGCCGCTCCGGCTCGAACGCTCCGCTCCCGAGCTCCAGCTCCTGCAGCGGGTGCGCGACGAAGCGCACCGCTTCGCGCTCGACTACCACCGCCGGCGGCGTAGCGCCGACCTAAGACGTTCCCTGCTCGACGACCTGCCGGGAATCGGGCCGGCTCGCAAGCGCGCGATCCTGCGCCACTTCGGTTCGCCCGAGCGCGTGCTCGCGGCCAGCCGCGAGGAACTCGAGGCGGTGCCCGGCCTGCCCGCCAAGGTGGCACGGCGCATCCACGAACAACTTCACAAAGTGCGCTGA
- the rapZ gene encoding RNase adapter RapZ, translating into MSAPLRDLVVITGFSGAGKSQAMACFEDAGYFCVDNLPPEMIENLADLLEHEGSNVERAAVVCDVRGGRFFEALVRVLGRLAERGTPHRVLYLEASEEVLVNRFKETRRRHPLAATDPHVETFVRSHVGTPLASADGELRAGQLERAIRLERRLLEPLKEQADVVIDTSDLTAARLRQLVAEKMLPRGRSARLAVSLLSFGFKHGTPRDIDLLFDVRFLPNPHYEPELRPLTGLDEPVRRYVEQSAESSELERRILDLLDFLLPRYEREGRAHLTIGIGCTGGRHRSVVLAERIAAALAAHDRYLVDVVHRDIDRAAPAPRAAVG; encoded by the coding sequence ATGTCCGCGCCGTTGCGGGATCTCGTCGTCATCACCGGCTTCTCGGGCGCCGGCAAAAGTCAGGCGATGGCCTGTTTCGAGGACGCCGGCTACTTCTGTGTCGACAACCTCCCGCCCGAGATGATCGAGAACCTCGCCGACCTGCTCGAGCACGAGGGCAGCAACGTCGAGCGGGCGGCGGTCGTCTGCGACGTGCGCGGCGGGCGCTTCTTCGAGGCGCTGGTGCGCGTCCTCGGGCGCTTGGCCGAACGCGGGACGCCGCACCGCGTGCTCTACCTCGAGGCGTCCGAGGAGGTGCTCGTCAACCGCTTCAAAGAGACGCGGCGGCGGCACCCGCTGGCAGCGACCGACCCGCACGTCGAGACGTTCGTCCGCAGCCACGTCGGCACGCCCCTTGCGAGCGCCGACGGGGAGCTGCGCGCCGGCCAGCTCGAGCGCGCGATCCGCCTCGAGCGGCGCTTGCTCGAGCCGCTCAAGGAGCAAGCCGACGTCGTCATCGACACCTCCGACCTAACCGCCGCGCGGCTGCGCCAGCTCGTGGCCGAGAAGATGCTGCCGCGCGGGCGCAGCGCACGGCTCGCCGTCTCGCTTTTGAGCTTCGGTTTCAAGCACGGCACGCCGCGCGACATCGACCTGCTCTTCGACGTGCGCTTCCTGCCCAACCCGCACTACGAGCCGGAGCTGCGGCCGCTCACCGGGCTCGACGAGCCGGTCCGCCGCTACGTCGAACAGAGCGCCGAAAGCAGCGAGCTCGAGCGCCGCATCCTCGATCTGCTCGACTTCCTGTTGCCCCGCTACGAGCGCGAGGGGCGCGCGCACCTCACGATCGGCATCGGCTGCACAGGCGGGCGGCACCGCTCGGTCGTGCTCGCCGAGCGGATCGCGGCGGCGCTGGCCGCGCACGACCGCTATCTGGTCGACGTCGTGCATCGCGACATCGACCGTGCCGCACCGGCGCCGCGGGCCGCGGTGGGATAG
- a CDS encoding Hsp20/alpha crystallin family protein, translating into MAMLVRPEPLSAELDRLFTSLFGEARPERWVPAMDLYETDDAYVLKADLPGLSENDVSIEVENGVLTISGERRSEREEKRDGWIRAERTFGRFSRSLTLPEGVDPNRITAEFDKGVLTVRVPKPEQHRPHRVQIRAAGGDGQRTLEGEAREKA; encoded by the coding sequence ATGGCCATGCTCGTTCGACCGGAACCGCTAAGCGCGGAGCTCGACCGGCTGTTCACGTCGCTCTTCGGCGAGGCTCGGCCCGAGCGGTGGGTGCCGGCTATGGACCTCTATGAGACCGACGACGCCTACGTGCTGAAGGCCGACCTACCCGGCCTGTCCGAGAACGACGTCTCGATCGAGGTCGAGAACGGCGTTCTGACGATCTCCGGCGAGCGCCGCTCCGAGCGCGAGGAGAAGCGTGACGGCTGGATCCGCGCCGAGCGCACGTTCGGGCGTTTCAGCCGCTCGCTGACGCTCCCGGAGGGCGTCGATCCGAACCGGATCACCGCCGAGTTCGACAAGGGCGTGCTCACCGTTCGCGTGCCGAAGCCGGAGCAGCACCGTCCGCACCGGGTGCAGATCCGCGCGGCTGGCGGCGACGGGCAGCGCACGCTCGAGGGCGAGGCGCGCGAAAAGGCCTGA
- the gpmI gene encoding 2,3-bisphosphoglycerate-independent phosphoglycerate mutase — protein sequence MSRRFERVCLVVLDGWGLAPAGPGNAIALARTPVFDRLWAELPHTQLTACGRAVGLPDGQMGNSEVGHLNLGAGRIVRQDLTRIDDAIADGSFFDNDVLRAACADARAGSGRLHLLGLVSDGGVHASMDHLQALLELAQRERVPDVCVHAFTDGRDTPPTSGAGHIETLARWVDELGGRVATISGRYYAMDRDRRWERTKKAYDAIVHGQAEGGHFDDPVAAVRAAYDAGETDEFITPRLVGAEGRVRPDDVVVFFNFRPDRARQLVRALAEPEFAEFERGSEAVRELVTLTRYQEEWDFPVAFLPEKPDVTLASVLADKGLRQLHAAETEKYPHVTYFFNGGVEDPYPGEERILIDSPRDVPTYDHKPEMSAPAVADAFCERWRTGDYAFGIVNFANPDMVGHTGVIEAAVRAVECVDRCLGQVVDTVRATGGACVVTADHGNADNMLEPDGSPNTAHSMNPVPFVIEPAVGALHADGGVLADVAPTVLALLGLDSPRAMTGKPLYER from the coding sequence GTGAGCAGGCGTTTCGAGCGAGTCTGCTTGGTGGTGCTCGACGGTTGGGGTCTCGCTCCGGCCGGTCCCGGTAACGCGATCGCGCTCGCCCGTACGCCCGTGTTCGACCGCCTGTGGGCGGAGCTGCCGCACACCCAGCTGACGGCGTGCGGCCGTGCCGTGGGACTGCCCGACGGACAGATGGGCAACTCGGAGGTCGGGCACCTCAACCTCGGCGCGGGTCGCATCGTGCGCCAGGACCTCACCCGCATCGACGACGCGATCGCCGACGGGTCGTTCTTCGACAACGATGTGCTGCGCGCCGCCTGTGCCGATGCCCGTGCCGGCAGCGGCAGGCTGCACCTGCTCGGGCTCGTCTCCGACGGCGGTGTCCACGCAAGCATGGACCACCTGCAGGCGCTGCTCGAACTGGCGCAGCGCGAGCGCGTGCCCGACGTCTGCGTGCATGCTTTTACCGATGGGCGCGACACACCGCCGACCTCGGGCGCCGGTCATATCGAGACGCTCGCGCGGTGGGTCGACGAGCTCGGCGGACGCGTCGCGACGATCAGCGGGCGCTACTACGCGATGGATCGCGACCGCCGCTGGGAGCGGACGAAGAAGGCGTACGACGCGATCGTGCACGGGCAGGCCGAGGGCGGGCACTTCGACGATCCCGTGGCGGCGGTGCGCGCCGCCTACGACGCCGGCGAAACCGACGAGTTCATAACGCCGCGGCTGGTGGGCGCCGAGGGGCGCGTGCGCCCCGACGACGTCGTCGTGTTCTTCAACTTCCGTCCCGACCGTGCCCGCCAGCTGGTGCGGGCGCTGGCCGAACCCGAGTTCGCGGAGTTCGAGCGTGGCAGCGAAGCGGTCCGGGAGCTCGTCACGCTCACCCGCTACCAGGAGGAGTGGGACTTCCCGGTTGCCTTCCTTCCCGAAAAGCCCGATGTGACGCTGGCCTCGGTGCTCGCCGACAAGGGCTTGCGCCAGCTGCACGCCGCCGAGACCGAGAAGTACCCGCACGTCACGTACTTCTTCAACGGCGGTGTGGAGGACCCGTACCCGGGCGAGGAGCGGATCCTGATCGACTCGCCGCGTGACGTCCCGACCTACGACCACAAGCCGGAGATGTCGGCGCCGGCCGTAGCCGACGCCTTCTGCGAACGTTGGCGGACGGGCGACTATGCGTTCGGGATCGTCAACTTCGCGAACCCCGATATGGTGGGCCACACCGGCGTGATCGAGGCGGCGGTGCGCGCGGTCGAGTGCGTCGACCGCTGTCTCGGCCAGGTCGTCGACACAGTGCGAGCGACCGGCGGCGCCTGTGTGGTCACCGCCGACCACGGCAACGCCGACAACATGCTCGAGCCGGACGGCAGTCCCAACACCGCGCACTCGATGAACCCGGTGCCGTTCGTGATCGAGCCCGCGGTCGGCGCCCTGCACGCCGACGGTGGCGTGCTCGCCGACGTCGCCCCCACGGTGCTCGCCCTGCTGGGGCTCGATAGCCCGCGGGCGATGACGGGTAAGCCACTTTACGAACGGTAG